Below is a genomic region from Neovison vison isolate M4711 chromosome 9, ASM_NN_V1, whole genome shotgun sequence.
tgcttctccatctctctggccctccctggACTCacacactcttgctctctcaagtaaataagtaaaatctttaaaaacaaacaaaaaaatgaccgGTGGGACCCTGTAACATCCCTAAGTGTGCATGTGCACCGGTGAGGCTGGGGAGGGCAGCCTGGGAACCGACGGCGCGGGCAGTGTGCAGCCTCCACAGAGGTTTTACCGGCCGGGAGGGATCCGCTCAGCCCAAGACAGACTCAATCAGAGAAGGGCTGAGCTGGGCTCTGGTGACCGGGGTAGAGCACCCCAAACCCTACAGATACCAACTCAGGAGGGAGTGCCTCGGAGAAGCCCAGATGGGCTCgctttctcatttcctctggTGACAAATGTGGATTCATCTTCCACCGTGAAGCCGCTCCCTCCCCCATCACCTAAGCCCGTGGCAGAAAGATCATGGCTCCGTCCTCCGCTTTGAAACAACTTTATTAGAAGGCTGTTTTAAATGACAACGTCCAATTCTTTCTTAATTTGCTTTCTCACAAATTCCAGTTATCGCTAGATTTATATAGAACAATAATTTTTGCATTGATCTTTGCGTCTTATTTGAATTGTCCTCACCAGGCCGTTCTGGTGGAAAGAAGTGCGACCGCAAGCCGCAGGCTGACCAGCATGCTGAGCAGGGGTGGCAGCGgctgggggggcggtggggagaggggtCCCGGGAGGGAGCCCACTGCACAGGCAGGGCGGGATACTGGCTGCCCTCTCCTGGGGCCCCCACCCCAAACTCACAGTGATAGGCCCCTCAGCGCCTTATCATTCGAAGGGATGAAATGAAGGGATCCTCCCAGCCCAAGAAATGATTCGGACTTCCATCTTCAATGCGACTGAAATTTCTGCCACTCTTCCTGCCCCTTCTCGAACCCTCAGATCCTAAGGCTTCCTGGGTGCGAGCCCTGTCccaacctgcccaaggtcatctCCCCTTGACCAGGGCCCCTCCCCACCTGACCTTTTATCTGTCGCCAGTTCCGTGGAATTTCTTTGGACAGACTTGACGTCAGTGTGGCCAGTAGTGGGAAAGGTCACTCCCACgggccctccttcctctccccacccggCCTGGAGGGGGTTGGGAAGGTACAATCAACCATGAACATAAATATGAATACAAAATGAACTTGAAAATGACAGGCTATTAATTAAACAAATCTATAAAAATAGTTAGGACATAACTCTGTTCAAATAAATACGAAATAAATAGGCTCCAAGCAGTGTGACCCCCTCTATCAGTGGAATGTGAGGCTGGTCCCACTCTGCCCCGACTGGGATCGGACATGAATCCCCAGGGGCTCGGAAACAGACTTTTTAATGCAATCGGCCAGGCTCTCTACCCTCTTTGTCTGTGGAAGCACAGAATGTACCCATCTGTCCAGCTTGTCCTTCTGAACAAAAACCCTTTGCCCAATGACACCTAGTTAAGGCCTTGAACACCTTTTCCATCTCTCATCAGGGTGCACAGATGCGGGGCAGCGGCTGCCCCTTCCCGCAACTCCGGGATGCCCACTCTGTTCTCATTCCAGAGCGGGGACAGGGAGTTTTGGTTCTGAGCCGGCTCCAGTCCTGACAGAGTCTGGGGCCAGCTCAGAGCACCAAGCCCTGCCAACCGCCTCCCTACCCGCCGGCAGCAGGAGCAGCAAGGGGCCAGCATGCGCCTTCTGGGAAGCCACGCGCCAGGATGCCAGGTGGCCAGTGGAGGTGCTGGGCCCTGTCCCCCGCATGCACACGCACATCCAGGGGCCCGTCTGTCGGGAAGCTCAGAAGCCAACAGCAGGGCTCAGATGAGGGTGAGCACAAAGCCAgactcctcctccctctggctgGCACAACCTGGCCAGAGGGGACCCTGCAGGCCGGGAAGCCAGGCCCGCTTGGACCAAGGGGAGAGGGGCGAGGACTAACATGGGGGAGGGCTGGTGCCCTCCTCCTACCATATTAACACGGCAGCGAGGAAGGAAGCAAGACGGGCACGGGGTGGGCGCCCGGCAGGCCAAAGGGCAGGGCCCGCGGCTGGTGGTCTGGCCGCGCGATGGAAGAACGAAGCCGGCTCCGGGCCCCGCCATCCGGCAGGCACCACTGGAGACGTTGTGTCCCTGCGTGCACATGCCCGTGTCCTGCTGGCCCCTGGGACAGACGTGCCGGCTGGCCAGGGTCAGCAGGACGCAGCCGGTGGGCCTGCCgggccctcccccactccctcgtGGGCGCATCCCAGGCTTTTCACAGCTTGGCTTTAGTCCGCTTAGTGTTGGCACATTCACAGAATGGATGGCTGCGCACCCCAGGGCTGCGGGCCCGGGATCCGTGAGTCCGCTGAGCGAGGCGCGGCTGCCCCTGGCCCATCACCGCGACTGCACGCCCAGGGTGATCTTCAGGTTCTCGTAGACCACGTAGCTGATGCTCACGGCTGGGATCACCTTCATGAAGTTGGGGGCCAGCCCCCGGTACAGGCCAAAGGCCCCCTCGGTCCGCAGGATCTGTCTGAAGAGGCTGCTCATGGTCACCTCTGGAGCGCCCTCGATGGAGGCTGTCGTGAGAGACGCACCCATCAGGGCGGGCCAGCTCCTCCCCAGAGCCCCACCTGCCTTGCCAGGGGAGATGGGCCCCTGGGGACTGGCCCAGAGGCAGCATTACCTTGGGCTTGCATCCGGGTCCTGACCAGGGCCAGTGGGTAGCTGGCCAGCTGGCCGCAGGTGCTGGACATGGTGCCGCAGGCCAGGAGCACGAACACGCCAGGATCCGCGCTGTTGACCGCGTAGCGCTGCAGCCAGGCGTTCTTGAGCGTCTGGAAGGGAAGGGGGGCCGGGGCTGAGCTGAACGGCCTGTGAGCTCCGAAAGAGCTTATGAGGCACAACGAGCCaggggtctgggggtggggcagagtcaCTGGATCCGCACAGGGCTCATTTCCTTGTCACATGGGGTCCTCGAGGCCACTGTAACCTGATTCACTTGGCCCGCTCGCCTTTTGTTTCTGCTGGGGATTCCCAGATAGGACAAGGAGCAGGCATGTGGCAGGGCCAacaccccattccccacccagaGAGCCTGACTTCTGTGGTCTGAGGTCTGCTGGGGGCCCAGTGAGCCCTCCTAGCATCGCAGTCTGGTGGTCTGCCCACTTGAGTCCCCGAGGGTGCAGAacctgggggctgctggggcaggGTGTGTGGCAGGAGACCACAGCAGAGAACAGAGGGGTCCACATCCATCCCCCAGTCTCCAGCAGGGAGTGAGAACAGGTGGGGGGGGCAGCTAGGAGGGGTTTCTGAATCCCTGCTACTGGGGCAAGGGGCCTGAGCCGGCTGGGGCCTCACCTCATAGACGGCTAGGTCTATGCCAGCATAGGGGATGATGCCCAGCATGTTGGGAACGTAGCCTTTGTAGAAGGCGGCCACCCCCTCTCTGGCTAGGATCTTCCTGGCGCAGTCCAGCATGCCCGAGTACTGGCCTGTCTTGCGCAGGGCCATCCGGGTCTTCAGAACCTGGAGGACAGAAAAGGAGCAACAGGAGCGTGAGCATGGCCCCCTCCTCACCCTTAGCCCCATGCGCACTGCCCACTCTAGGACCAAGACGGCCTCACCTCCATCGGGTAGATGCTGCTCTGGGCGATGGCCCCCGCCAAGGACCCAGCCACAAGTCTCTCGTGAATCCTCAGAGCCTCCTGGTCACTCCCCACGAGACGCTTGATCTAGAGCAGAGAGCAAATGAATGGCTCTACCCCAGAGACCAGCACAGCTGCCCCAACCCCAGGGTTCCTCCCAGAGCCAAGACCTGGTGCCCCCGCATGTCTGGCCCTGGCCAGAAATAGAAGGAACTGGCCCACACTGGGGCTGGCAGCAGAGTGGGGGCTGGGCCCAGCTGCCTGCCTCACCCCAGTGTCCCCTGGGTACAGGGGCTGGCTCCAGCTTCTAAGCCATCAGCAGGACAGGGACCTCGGGCCAGGGTAGCTCAGGAAGCAGCTGACGATTGGAGACTCGCCTGGGGAAGCCGGGTCCTCACCTGCTCGTAGGCCATAAATTTGATGGCCGACTCGGGGGCAATTTTGAGGACGTTGATGCCGTTGCCTCGCCAGAGCGATTTGGCTCCACCTTCTCGAATCATCTGCGTGAACCCGCCCACGATGCACATGTTGTTGCTGCGGGAGGCGTGGACCTGGGGAGGGAAGGATTAGCGGTCAGAAAGAACCCCAGAGCCGGGCGCTGGTGGCCATCGTGGGACAGAGAGCCTCTGCAGGTCTGCACACTGGGGCCAGCAGGCAGCTCTCGCCCGTCGGGGTTCTGAGGGGTAACTCAGCACCAGCAGACGCCGACAAGGCTACTACCCTGGGTCTTCATGGTGTACTGTGCGCAGACACTGGGCCAGAAACCCATGCGGCCACTACTTTCAACCCATTTTTTCcaatggagcttttttttttttttaagattttatttatttatttgaaagagggagcaAGCGAGCGAGCAAGTGAGAGGGAGCacaggaggggtgagggagaagcagacccccgcggagcagggag
It encodes:
- the SLC25A25 gene encoding calcium-binding mitochondrial carrier protein SCaMC-2 isoform X2, with the protein product MVSSVLCRCVASPPPDAASAASSPASSPASVDPCGGAVCGGPDHRLRLWSLFQTLDVNRDGGLCVNDLAVGLRRLGLHRTEGELRKIVQAGDKDLDGQLDFEEFVHYLQDHEKKLRLVFKSLDKKNDGRIDAQEIMQSLRDLGVKISEQQAEKILKSMDKNGTMTIDWNEWRDYHLLHPVENIPEIILYWKHSTIFDVGENLTVPDEFTVEERQTGMWWRHLVAGGGAGAVSRTCTAPLDRLKVLMQVHASRSNNMCIVGGFTQMIREGGAKSLWRGNGINVLKIAPESAIKFMAYEQIKRLVGSDQEALRIHERLVAGSLAGAIAQSSIYPMEVLKTRMALRKTGQYSGMLDCARKILAREGVAAFYKGYVPNMLGIIPYAGIDLAVYETLKNAWLQRYAVNSADPGVFVLLACGTMSSTCGQLASYPLALVRTRMQAQASIEGAPEVTMSSLFRQILRTEGAFGLYRGLAPNFMKVIPAVSISYVVYENLKITLGVQSR
- the SLC25A25 gene encoding calcium-binding mitochondrial carrier protein SCaMC-2 isoform X3, whose amino-acid sequence is MLQLLWHFLSSFLPSAGCQGSREGTSNEVRGTPAPARGDQMSSFLGKQDGRAEATEKRPTILLVVGPAEQFPKKIVQAGDKDLDGQLDFEEFVHYLQDHEKKLRLVFKSLDKKNDGRIDAQEIMQSLRDLGVKISEQQAEKILKRIRTGHFWGPVTYMDKNGTMTIDWNEWRDYHLLHPVENIPEIILYWKHSTIFDVGENLTVPDEFTVEERQTGMWWRHLVAGGGAGAVSRTCTAPLDRLKVLMQVHASRSNNMCIVGGFTQMIREGGAKSLWRGNGINVLKIAPESAIKFMAYEQIKRLVGSDQEALRIHERLVAGSLAGAIAQSSIYPMEVLKTRMALRKTGQYSGMLDCARKILAREGVAAFYKGYVPNMLGIIPYAGIDLAVYETLKNAWLQRYAVNSADPGVFVLLACGTMSSTCGQLASYPLALVRTRMQAQASIEGAPEVTMSSLFRQILRTEGAFGLYRGLAPNFMKVIPAVSISYVVYENLKITLGVQSR
- the SLC25A25 gene encoding calcium-binding mitochondrial carrier protein SCaMC-2 isoform X5 → MLCLCLYVPLIGETQTEFQYFESKGLPAELKSIFKLSIFIPSQEFSTYRQWKQKIVQAGDKDLDGQLDFEEFVHYLQDHEKKLRLVFKSLDKKNDGRIDAQEIMQSLRDLGVKISEQQAEKILKRIRTGHFWGPVTYMDKNGTMTIDWNEWRDYHLLHPVENIPEIILYWKHSTIFDVGENLTVPDEFTVEERQTGMWWRHLVAGGGAGAVSRTCTAPLDRLKVLMQVHASRSNNMCIVGGFTQMIREGGAKSLWRGNGINVLKIAPESAIKFMAYEQIKRLVGSDQEALRIHERLVAGSLAGAIAQSSIYPMEVLKTRMALRKTGQYSGMLDCARKILAREGVAAFYKGYVPNMLGIIPYAGIDLAVYETLKNAWLQRYAVNSADPGVFVLLACGTMSSTCGQLASYPLALVRTRMQAQASIEGAPEVTMSSLFRQILRTEGAFGLYRGLAPNFMKVIPAVSISYVVYENLKITLGVQSR
- the SLC25A25 gene encoding calcium-binding mitochondrial carrier protein SCaMC-2 isoform X4 — its product is MLQLLWHFLSSFLPSAGCQGSREGTSNEVRGTPAPARGDQMSSFLGKQDGRAEATEKRPTILLVVGPAEQFPKKIVQAGDKDLDGQLDFEEFVHYLQDHEKKLRLVFKSLDKKNDGRIDAQEIMQSLRDLGVKISEQQAEKILKSMDKNGTMTIDWNEWRDYHLLHPVENIPEIILYWKHSTIFDVGENLTVPDEFTVEERQTGMWWRHLVAGGGAGAVSRTCTAPLDRLKVLMQVHASRSNNMCIVGGFTQMIREGGAKSLWRGNGINVLKIAPESAIKFMAYEQIKRLVGSDQEALRIHERLVAGSLAGAIAQSSIYPMEVLKTRMALRKTGQYSGMLDCARKILAREGVAAFYKGYVPNMLGIIPYAGIDLAVYETLKNAWLQRYAVNSADPGVFVLLACGTMSSTCGQLASYPLALVRTRMQAQASIEGAPEVTMSSLFRQILRTEGAFGLYRGLAPNFMKVIPAVSISYVVYENLKITLGVQSR
- the SLC25A25 gene encoding calcium-binding mitochondrial carrier protein SCaMC-2 isoform X6, which produces MLCLCLYVPLIGETQTEFQYFESKGLPAELKSIFKLSIFIPSQEFSTYRQWKQKIVQAGDKDLDGQLDFEEFVHYLQDHEKKLRLVFKSLDKKNDGRIDAQEIMQSLRDLGVKISEQQAEKILKSMDKNGTMTIDWNEWRDYHLLHPVENIPEIILYWKHSTIFDVGENLTVPDEFTVEERQTGMWWRHLVAGGGAGAVSRTCTAPLDRLKVLMQVHASRSNNMCIVGGFTQMIREGGAKSLWRGNGINVLKIAPESAIKFMAYEQIKRLVGSDQEALRIHERLVAGSLAGAIAQSSIYPMEVLKTRMALRKTGQYSGMLDCARKILAREGVAAFYKGYVPNMLGIIPYAGIDLAVYETLKNAWLQRYAVNSADPGVFVLLACGTMSSTCGQLASYPLALVRTRMQAQASIEGAPEVTMSSLFRQILRTEGAFGLYRGLAPNFMKVIPAVSISYVVYENLKITLGVQSR